The proteins below are encoded in one region of Bacteroidota bacterium:
- a CDS encoding transposase → MGSKGRAIDNIFIERFWRTLKYEHVYLMPADYRVILDEGVRWYIDFYYHERLHQSFDYQTAAMRYKQAA, encoded by the coding sequence ATGGGCTCGAAGGGTCGGGCGATCGACAACATCTTCATCGAACGCTTCTGGAGGACGCTCAAGTATGAGCACGTCTATCTGATGCCGGCGGACTATCGGGTGATCCTCGACGAGGGAGTCCGCTGGTATATCGACTTCTATTATCACGAACGGCTACATCAGTCGTTCGACTATCAGACAGCCGCAATGCGATACAAACAGGCTGCATGA